A single region of the Actinoplanes sp. SE50/110 genome encodes:
- the cobM gene encoding precorrin-4 C(11)-methyltransferase, with translation MTVHFIGAGPGAADLITLRGHRLLRQSPIILYAGSLVPVELLDAAPPGARLVDTANLTLDEIVAEMVAAHTDGRDVARLHSGDPSVFSAVAEQMRRLDAAGVPYDVTPGVPAFAAAAATLGREFTVPAVAQTVILTRTAERATAMPPGEDLATLGASRATMVLHLAVQRIGAVVAELVGNYGADCPVAVVARASRPDELVVRGTLADIAAKVEEAGIKRTAVIVVGAALTAAQFPDSHLYSADRCRP, from the coding sequence TTGACCGTACATTTCATCGGCGCCGGTCCCGGCGCCGCCGACCTCATCACGCTGCGCGGACATCGGCTCCTGAGGCAGAGTCCGATCATCCTGTACGCGGGTAGCCTGGTGCCCGTCGAGCTCCTCGACGCCGCCCCGCCCGGCGCGCGCCTGGTCGACACCGCGAACCTCACCCTCGACGAGATCGTCGCCGAGATGGTGGCCGCCCACACCGACGGCCGGGACGTGGCCCGCCTGCACTCCGGCGACCCGTCGGTGTTCAGCGCGGTCGCCGAGCAGATGCGCCGCCTGGACGCGGCCGGCGTGCCGTACGACGTGACCCCGGGCGTGCCGGCGTTCGCCGCGGCCGCCGCCACCCTGGGCCGCGAGTTCACCGTGCCGGCGGTGGCGCAGACGGTGATCCTGACCCGCACCGCGGAGCGGGCCACCGCGATGCCACCCGGCGAAGACCTGGCCACCCTCGGGGCGAGCCGGGCCACCATGGTGCTGCACCTGGCCGTGCAGCGGATCGGCGCGGTGGTCGCCGAACTGGTCGGCAACTACGGCGCGGACTGCCCGGTCGCGGTGGTGGCCCGGGCCAGCCGGCCGGACGAACTGGTCGTCCGCGGCACCCTCGCCGACATCGCGGCCAAGGTCGAGGAGGCCGGGATCAAGCGCACCGCGGTGATCGTGGTCGGTGCGGCGCTGACCGCGGCCCAGTTCCCGGACAGCCACCTGTACTCGGCCGACCGCTGCCGGCCGTGA
- a CDS encoding cobalt-precorrin-6A reductase, producing MRILLLGGTTEARRLAGLTADDHEVTTSLAGRTSAPLRPAGDVRIGGFGGADGLARYLVEQRIDVLVDATHPFAAGISGNAGSAAAATGVPLLVVRRPGWTATPGDAWHRVASLEAAVARLTGGRVFLTTGRQTIGAFAARDDCWFLARSVEPPEPPLPRRLEVLLDRGPFTVAGERDLLLRHRIDVLVTKDSGGSDAKLVAARELGVPVLMIDRPPLPAAATVPTAEAAAAWLAQTAAGHSTP from the coding sequence GTGAGGATCCTGCTGCTCGGCGGGACGACCGAGGCCCGCCGGCTCGCCGGGCTGACCGCCGATGACCACGAGGTGACCACCTCACTGGCCGGGCGGACCAGCGCGCCGCTGCGCCCGGCCGGGGACGTGCGGATCGGCGGGTTCGGCGGGGCCGACGGGCTGGCCCGGTACCTGGTCGAGCAGCGGATCGACGTGCTGGTCGACGCCACGCACCCGTTCGCGGCGGGGATCAGCGGCAACGCGGGCTCGGCGGCCGCGGCCACCGGCGTACCGCTGCTCGTCGTGCGGAGGCCCGGCTGGACCGCGACGCCGGGCGACGCGTGGCACCGCGTCGCGTCCCTGGAAGCAGCCGTCGCGCGTCTGACCGGCGGCCGGGTCTTCCTGACCACCGGCCGGCAGACGATCGGGGCGTTCGCGGCCCGCGACGACTGCTGGTTCCTGGCCCGATCGGTGGAACCGCCGGAGCCGCCGCTGCCCCGGCGCCTCGAAGTGCTGCTCGACCGGGGGCCGTTCACCGTGGCGGGCGAGCGGGACCTGCTCCTGCGGCACCGGATCGACGTGCTGGTGACCAAGGACAGCGGCGGATCGGACGCGAAGCTCGTGGCGGCGCGGGAGCTCGGCGTACCGGTGCTGATGATCGACCGTCCGCCGCTGCCGGCGGCCGCGACCGTGCCCACCGCCGAGGCCGCCGCCGCCTGGCTCGCTCAGACCGCCGCCGGACACTCCACGCCGTAG
- a CDS encoding GGDEF domain-containing protein has translation MRRQWLKLPAGTVARTRVAAVAVGGIGIVMQLGQLGNAMRPVAFSRVSGASIVALVLLLVVMHRRQRSGWWSVPVIPVLIAVGAAGLRDPLAATALSLATLITCTLYDTPRRWLARVVAALVALPAAVAISPDVLPQAPSWHAPSVLALLPQILLMGLLTRAFHLALQRQERAAERDALLTRAGQKLLAVTDNQGIHRVGERTALRLADMHPGVVLVIVVRDADGLFVEFCAGVPSGPVGTRLSGAAPDPAELTTLLPGYGHWHTDSLGGDPATAPVLMMVGGRRAVPVEVLDAFRSLSYQVTLAGEAHQARVELEYRANHDQLTGLPTRAKFRAAAEAATGGVALLNIDLDGFKRVNDEHGHAAGDELLVAVAGRIATAAGRHGVAARFGGDEFALLLTGVEDAGQAEAAAGRLCAALAEPVRLGAATVRVGASIGVALAEPGVGVTDLLRRADLAMYTAKHGGKNRVVRYGVECPAAV, from the coding sequence GTGCGCAGACAGTGGCTGAAGCTGCCGGCCGGGACCGTGGCACGGACCCGGGTCGCCGCCGTGGCAGTCGGCGGCATCGGCATCGTGATGCAGCTGGGTCAGCTGGGCAACGCCATGCGGCCGGTCGCGTTCAGCCGTGTCTCCGGCGCGTCGATCGTCGCCCTGGTGCTCCTGCTGGTGGTCATGCACCGGCGGCAGCGCAGCGGATGGTGGAGCGTCCCGGTTATCCCGGTGCTGATCGCGGTGGGCGCGGCCGGTCTGCGGGACCCGCTGGCCGCAACCGCGCTGTCGCTGGCCACGCTGATCACCTGCACGCTCTACGACACGCCGCGCCGGTGGCTCGCCCGGGTGGTGGCGGCGCTGGTGGCCCTGCCGGCCGCGGTGGCCATCTCCCCGGACGTGCTGCCCCAGGCGCCTTCCTGGCACGCGCCGTCGGTGCTCGCCCTGCTGCCGCAGATCCTGCTGATGGGCCTGCTGACCCGGGCGTTCCATCTGGCGCTGCAGCGCCAGGAGCGGGCCGCCGAGCGGGACGCCCTGCTCACCCGAGCCGGGCAGAAGCTGCTCGCGGTCACCGACAACCAGGGGATCCACCGGGTCGGCGAGCGGACCGCGCTGCGGCTGGCCGACATGCATCCCGGGGTGGTGCTGGTGATCGTGGTGCGCGACGCCGACGGGCTGTTCGTGGAGTTCTGCGCCGGCGTCCCGTCCGGACCGGTCGGGACCCGGCTGTCGGGGGCGGCGCCCGATCCGGCGGAGCTGACCACGCTGCTGCCCGGTTACGGTCACTGGCACACGGACTCGCTGGGCGGCGACCCGGCCACCGCGCCGGTGCTGATGATGGTCGGCGGCCGCAGGGCGGTCCCGGTGGAGGTGCTGGACGCCTTCCGGAGCCTGTCCTACCAGGTGACGTTGGCCGGCGAGGCGCACCAGGCGCGGGTCGAGCTGGAGTACCGGGCGAACCACGACCAGCTGACCGGCCTGCCGACCCGGGCGAAGTTCCGGGCGGCGGCGGAGGCGGCGACCGGCGGGGTGGCGCTGCTCAACATCGACCTGGACGGGTTCAAGCGGGTCAACGACGAGCACGGGCACGCGGCCGGGGACGAGTTGCTGGTCGCGGTGGCCGGGCGGATCGCCACGGCGGCGGGCCGGCACGGGGTCGCGGCCCGGTTCGGCGGCGACGAGTTCGCCCTGCTGCTGACCGGCGTCGAGGATGCCGGGCAGGCCGAGGCGGCGGCCGGGCGGTTGTGCGCGGCGCTGGCCGAGCCGGTGCGGCTGGGTGCGGCGACGGTCCGGGTCGGCGCCAGCATCGGGGTCGCGCTGGCCGAGCCCGGTGTCGGCGTCACCGACCTGCTGCGCCGCGCCGACCTGGCGATGTACACGGCGAAGCACGGCGGCAAGAACCGGGTGGTCCGCTACGGCGTGGAGTGTCCGGCGGCGGTCTGA
- a CDS encoding aspartate aminotransferase family protein, whose amino-acid sequence MEPVLPHLFSGSTLDAYTSAVWHASALLADRVKAVRQPYAGATVAELREQVDAVDLDRPLGDTGAALHEVARLYLDNAVWFHEPTYVAHLNCPVVIPALSAEVLLSAVNSSVDTWDQSTTATLIERRLVDWTAGRIGFGPDADGVFTSGGTQSNLQGLLLAREHALERRDRAEALPRLRIFATAQSHFSVIKSAGILGLAGDAVVGVATDGDGRMDAAALAVAIDDVRRAGGIPMAVVATAGTTDLGRIDPLPAIAAVCGHQRIWLHVDAAYGCGLLVSRRRRHLLDGVERADSVTVDFHKSFFQPVSCSALVVRRGESLSRIAVHADYLNPRAATVPNQVDKSLQTTRRFDALKLWMTLRTIGADRIGDMFDTVVDRTHEIFAAMRTRSGFETLAAPTLSTLLFRFRPAGMSVAECDELMPRLRQRLFHDGAAIVAGTTVDGHHWLKFTVLNPATTAGHLHDTLDLIEAAAVLHGPAVPA is encoded by the coding sequence TTGGAGCCCGTATTGCCGCATCTGTTCTCGGGGTCCACCCTCGACGCGTACACGTCGGCGGTGTGGCACGCCTCGGCCCTGCTGGCCGATCGGGTGAAGGCGGTGCGCCAGCCGTATGCCGGGGCGACCGTGGCCGAGCTGCGTGAGCAGGTCGACGCGGTCGATCTGGATCGGCCGCTCGGTGACACCGGGGCGGCCCTGCACGAGGTTGCCCGGCTCTATCTGGACAACGCCGTCTGGTTCCACGAGCCGACCTACGTCGCGCACCTGAACTGCCCGGTGGTCATCCCGGCACTCAGCGCCGAGGTGCTCCTCTCGGCGGTGAACTCCTCGGTGGACACCTGGGATCAGAGCACCACGGCCACGCTGATCGAGCGCCGCCTGGTGGACTGGACCGCCGGCCGGATCGGTTTCGGGCCCGACGCGGACGGTGTCTTCACCAGCGGGGGCACCCAGTCCAATCTGCAGGGTCTGCTGCTGGCCCGGGAGCACGCGCTGGAGCGGCGGGACCGGGCGGAGGCGCTCCCCCGGCTGCGGATCTTCGCGACCGCCCAGAGCCACTTCAGTGTGATCAAGTCGGCCGGCATCCTCGGCCTGGCCGGCGACGCGGTGGTCGGTGTCGCGACCGACGGGGACGGGCGGATGGACGCGGCCGCGCTGGCCGTGGCGATCGACGACGTCCGCCGTGCGGGCGGGATCCCGATGGCCGTGGTCGCCACCGCCGGCACCACGGACCTGGGGCGCATCGACCCGCTCCCGGCGATCGCCGCGGTCTGCGGGCACCAGCGGATCTGGTTGCACGTCGACGCCGCGTACGGCTGCGGTCTGCTCGTCTCGCGCCGCCGCCGGCACCTGCTGGACGGCGTCGAGCGGGCCGACTCGGTCACCGTCGACTTCCACAAGAGCTTCTTCCAGCCGGTCAGCTGCAGCGCCCTGGTGGTGCGCCGGGGTGAGTCGCTGTCCCGGATCGCGGTGCACGCCGACTACCTCAACCCCCGCGCCGCGACCGTCCCCAACCAGGTGGACAAGAGCCTGCAGACGACCCGGCGCTTCGACGCGCTGAAGCTGTGGATGACGCTGCGGACCATCGGTGCCGACCGGATCGGCGACATGTTCGACACCGTGGTCGACCGCACGCACGAGATCTTCGCGGCGATGCGGACCCGGTCCGGCTTCGAGACGCTGGCCGCACCGACGCTGAGCACGCTGCTGTTCCGCTTCCGCCCGGCCGGGATGAGCGTGGCCGAATGCGACGAGCTGATGCCCCGGCTGCGGCAGCGGCTGTTCCACGACGGCGCCGCGATCGTCGCCGGGACCACCGTCGACGGCCATCACTGGCTGAAGTTCACCGTGCTCAACCCCGCCACCACGGCCGGGCACCTGCACGACACGCTGGACCTGATCGAGGCGGCCGCCGTGCTGCACGGCCCGGCGGTGCCGGCCTGA
- a CDS encoding lysine N(6)-hydroxylase/L-ornithine N(5)-oxygenase family protein — translation MRTYDFAAVGVGPFNLGLAALTENVPDLDGVFLDARPGFDWHPGLMIEGVTIQVPFLADLVTMADPTSRFSFLNYLKQVGRLYPFYIRENFFPLRAEYNAYCRWVAAQLPAIRWNARVDTVTHDGEAYLVHTAAETFRARRLVLGVGTAPHVPAVAGRVPHVHSADYLAHRDRLRTLGSITVVGSGQSAAEIYHDLLAGIDTYGYHLSWVTRSPRFFPMEYTKLTLEMTSPEYIRYHHGLPMATRDRLAREQRHLHKGISADLVDAIHERLYAGSLTGPVPTSLLTGVELTDVTWDAAAGRYTLGLHHREQDRSFATNTEGLVLATGYTPRVPSFLEPVRDRINWDARGRFDVAVDYSVDRTGKEIFVQNAEEHTHSLTAPDLGMGPYRNSVILRGLTGREVYPIEERIAFQEFGVPTRQLVTTCG, via the coding sequence ATGCGCACCTACGACTTCGCCGCCGTCGGCGTCGGCCCGTTCAACCTGGGTCTCGCGGCGCTCACCGAGAACGTGCCGGATCTGGACGGCGTCTTCCTGGACGCCCGGCCCGGGTTCGACTGGCACCCGGGCCTGATGATCGAGGGCGTCACCATCCAGGTCCCGTTCCTGGCCGACCTGGTCACGATGGCCGACCCGACGTCCCGGTTCAGCTTCCTCAACTACCTCAAGCAGGTGGGCCGGCTGTACCCGTTCTACATCCGGGAGAACTTCTTCCCGCTGCGGGCCGAGTACAACGCGTACTGCCGGTGGGTCGCCGCCCAGCTGCCCGCGATCCGGTGGAACGCCCGGGTGGACACCGTCACCCACGACGGTGAGGCCTACCTGGTGCACACCGCCGCGGAGACGTTCCGGGCGCGCCGGCTGGTGCTGGGCGTCGGCACCGCCCCGCACGTCCCGGCCGTCGCGGGCCGGGTGCCGCACGTGCACAGCGCCGACTATCTCGCCCACCGGGACCGGCTGCGCACCCTGGGGTCGATCACCGTGGTCGGCAGCGGGCAGAGCGCCGCCGAGATCTACCACGACCTGCTCGCCGGGATCGACACCTACGGATACCACCTGAGCTGGGTCACCCGCTCGCCGCGGTTCTTCCCGATGGAGTACACCAAGCTCACGCTGGAGATGACCTCACCGGAGTACATCCGGTACCACCACGGCCTGCCGATGGCGACCCGCGACCGGCTGGCCCGCGAGCAGCGTCACCTCCACAAGGGAATCAGCGCCGACCTGGTCGACGCGATCCACGAGAGGTTGTACGCCGGGAGTCTCACCGGCCCGGTCCCGACGAGCCTGCTCACCGGTGTCGAGCTGACCGACGTCACCTGGGACGCGGCGGCCGGCCGGTACACGCTCGGCCTGCACCACCGGGAGCAGGACCGGTCGTTCGCCACGAACACCGAAGGGTTGGTGCTGGCGACCGGATACACGCCCCGGGTGCCGTCGTTCCTGGAACCGGTCCGGGACCGGATCAACTGGGACGCCCGCGGCCGCTTCGACGTGGCCGTCGACTACTCGGTCGACCGGACCGGCAAGGAGATCTTCGTGCAGAACGCCGAGGAGCACACCCACAGTCTGACCGCCCCCGACCTGGGCATGGGTCCGTACCGCAACTCGGTGATCCTGCGCGGCCTGACCGGGCGCGAGGTCTATCCGATCGAGGAGCGGATCGCCTTCCAGGAGTTCGGCGTCCCCACCCGGCAGCTGGTGACGACATGCGGCTGA
- a CDS encoding GNAT family N-acetyltransferase: MRLIPLDLDRDLELLHRWVTHPRSRFWGLQGAGPDRVRAEYQRIRDDPHHHAWLGLDDDGTPLFLAETYEPAHSELAGHYPVRPGDIGMHVLVAPPSRPRSGVTSAVLRAVLDFCFADPRIDRVVVEPDVRNEAIARKNAEAGFVEEGQVRLRDKVARLSFCTRTGYEMSVPHLRPAVMAYAHRRLIAKAIAEFSHERLLAPEDLGDGAYRLGALTFRARRFALEHWVVDPDSLDGPLDALDFISGLRETLGIPERLLGTYLEEIAATLAGTAWKATHRRETAAQLVHADFPTIETAMTEGHPGFVANNGRIGFGLRDHEAYAPEAGRPVRLRWVAVRKDASLFVTDGDERAHYLAELGAAGLERHERYLSSLGLAPDDYRYLPVHPWQWEHKLTVTFAADVARRAIVPLDEGTDRYRAQQSIRTFFNVDRPDRHYVKTAIAVQNMGFLRGLSPKYMRDTPPINEWVAQVVGGDPELRACGFGVLREVAAIGYTGDAYHRAGTAGAYTRMLAALWRESPVPLLAEGERLATMASLLHRDRAGDALVTALIRESGREPAAWVAAYFRAYLRPIVHCLLAHDLAFMPHGENLILVLADHVPSRVFLKDIGEEVAVLDDRPLPPRVERIRAEVSDEIKELALFTDVFDGFLRHLAGILAVDGVLAERDFWTLAGDCVRGHAKDHPELAGRLNLLRPTFRHSCLNRLQLRDTLQMVDLTDQAGSLIFAGELENPIAVFG; the protein is encoded by the coding sequence ATGCGGCTGATCCCCCTCGACCTCGACCGTGACCTGGAGCTGCTGCACCGGTGGGTGACCCACCCGCGGTCCCGTTTCTGGGGACTGCAGGGCGCCGGCCCGGACCGGGTCCGCGCGGAGTATCAGCGGATCCGGGACGACCCGCACCACCACGCGTGGCTCGGGCTCGACGACGACGGCACCCCGCTGTTCCTGGCCGAGACGTACGAGCCGGCGCACAGCGAGCTGGCCGGCCACTACCCGGTGCGCCCCGGTGACATCGGCATGCACGTGCTGGTCGCGCCCCCCTCCCGGCCGCGCTCCGGGGTGACCTCCGCGGTGCTGCGCGCGGTGCTCGACTTCTGCTTCGCCGACCCGCGGATCGACCGGGTGGTCGTGGAGCCGGACGTCCGCAACGAGGCGATCGCCCGGAAGAACGCGGAGGCCGGTTTCGTCGAGGAGGGACAGGTCCGGCTGCGCGACAAGGTGGCCCGCCTCAGCTTCTGCACCCGCACCGGGTACGAGATGAGCGTGCCGCATCTGCGGCCGGCCGTCATGGCGTACGCGCATCGGCGGCTGATCGCGAAGGCGATCGCCGAGTTCAGTCACGAGCGGCTGCTCGCGCCGGAGGATCTCGGCGACGGCGCGTACCGGCTGGGTGCGCTGACCTTCCGCGCGCGGCGGTTCGCGCTGGAGCACTGGGTGGTCGACCCGGACTCGCTGGACGGCCCCCTCGATGCCCTCGACTTCATCAGCGGGCTGCGCGAGACGCTCGGCATCCCGGAGCGACTGCTCGGCACCTATCTGGAGGAGATCGCCGCGACCCTGGCCGGCACCGCGTGGAAGGCGACCCACCGCCGGGAGACCGCCGCGCAGCTGGTGCACGCCGACTTCCCGACCATCGAAACGGCGATGACCGAGGGGCATCCCGGCTTCGTGGCCAACAACGGCCGGATCGGCTTCGGGCTGCGCGACCACGAGGCGTACGCCCCCGAGGCGGGCCGGCCGGTCCGGTTGCGCTGGGTTGCCGTCCGCAAGGATGCCAGTCTGTTCGTCACCGACGGCGACGAGCGGGCGCACTATCTCGCCGAGCTCGGGGCCGCCGGGCTGGAGCGGCACGAGCGGTATCTGAGCTCGCTGGGCTTGGCCCCGGACGACTACCGCTACCTGCCGGTCCATCCCTGGCAGTGGGAGCACAAGCTGACCGTGACCTTCGCCGCGGACGTGGCGCGCCGGGCGATCGTGCCGCTCGACGAGGGCACCGACCGGTACCGCGCGCAGCAGTCGATCCGTACCTTCTTCAACGTCGACCGGCCCGACCGGCACTACGTGAAGACCGCGATCGCGGTGCAGAACATGGGCTTCCTGCGCGGGCTCTCGCCGAAGTACATGCGGGACACGCCGCCGATCAACGAGTGGGTGGCGCAGGTCGTCGGAGGCGACCCGGAGCTGCGGGCATGCGGCTTCGGTGTGCTGCGCGAGGTGGCGGCGATCGGCTACACCGGCGACGCCTACCACCGGGCGGGCACGGCCGGCGCGTACACCAGGATGCTCGCCGCCCTCTGGCGGGAGTCGCCGGTGCCGCTGCTCGCCGAGGGTGAGCGGCTGGCCACCATGGCCAGCCTGCTGCACCGGGACCGGGCCGGTGACGCGCTGGTCACCGCGCTGATCCGGGAGTCCGGCCGGGAGCCGGCCGCGTGGGTCGCGGCCTACTTCCGGGCCTACCTGCGGCCGATCGTGCACTGCCTGCTCGCCCACGATCTCGCCTTCATGCCCCACGGCGAGAACCTGATCCTGGTGCTGGCCGATCACGTGCCGAGCCGGGTGTTCCTCAAGGACATCGGCGAGGAGGTGGCGGTGCTCGACGACCGGCCGTTGCCACCGCGGGTCGAGCGGATCCGGGCCGAGGTCAGCGACGAGATCAAGGAACTCGCCCTGTTCACCGACGTCTTCGACGGGTTCCTGCGGCACCTGGCCGGGATCCTGGCGGTCGACGGGGTGCTGGCCGAACGCGACTTCTGGACGCTGGCCGGGGACTGCGTGCGGGGACACGCCAAGGACCATCCGGAGCTGGCCGGCCGGCTGAACCTGCTGCGGCCCACGTTCCGGCATTCCTGCCTGAACCGGTTGCAGCTGCGCGACACGCTGCAGATGGTGGACCTCACCGACCAGGCCGGCTCGCTGATCTTCGCGGGTGAGCTGGAGAACCCGATCGCGGTGTTCGGGTGA